The sequence below is a genomic window from Halolamina litorea.
CCAACTCCATCACGAGGACGTTCCGCTGGACCGCGATCGGCGTCGGCACGCGGACGCCGGCCTTCCGGGCGCGTTCGAGGTTGGCGAACTCCTTGCGAGTCCACGCGAGCACGGTCGCCTTCTTGTTGTTCTCCAGTCCCTCGAAGCGGGGGTCGCCTTCGAGGTACTCCCGCATGTGCCGGAAGTCGGAGGCGTTGATCCGGTATATCTTGACGGCGACGTTGCCCGACTCCCCGCGGGCCTCGTAGACGTTGGCCTCCTTGCCCGTCGACAGCGGGCCGCCGAAGGCACCGACGTGGCCGTCCTGTACGAGCTTGTACAGCGCGCCCAGCGTGGCGTCGTCGAAGACGCTCTGTTCGACCTTGAACCGCTCCGTGTTCTTCAGGCGCTTGCGGAACTCGTCGAACTCGCGGTCCTGCCGGCGGGCGGTGCTGTCCTCCTCGGTGTCGGCGACCTCGATCTCCTCGAACTCGTCGCCGGGCTTCGCCATCTCCTCGTCGACGAAGCCGTAGTCCTCGCTCATTCACCCGGGCTTGGGGGTCGTCGCGTAAAAGGGTGGTCCGACGTAGTTTCGCGGGCTGGGGGCGGTCAGACCCCTTCAGCCACGTACCCGCCCTCCCGCAACTGCTCGGCGTCGCGGTTGTCGTAGCGGTACTCCACGTCGGCTTTCTCCTCCTGCCAGTCCCACGGGCTGATGAGCACCAGATCACCCTCGCGGATCCAGTCGCGCTTGCGCATCCGTCCGGGGATGCGGGCGGTGCGCTCCTGCCCGTCGGCACAGCGCACTTTGATCCGGTTCGCGCCGAGCATCTCGACTACCTCGGCGAACTGCTCGTCGTCCTCGGGGGCCCGGACACCCTCGGGGAGGTCGTCGTCGCTCATGGTCGCCGGCTTGGGCGCTATCGGGGTTAAGGGCTGTGGGAACGCGCCCGCCGAGCTATCGACCCGCGATCGCTCGTGCTCCCATTCTGCCCCCGGAAAAGTCGGACCGTCGTCGTTTTCACGTCGCCCCCCGGAGCCGGGGCCATGTACGACCGACTCGGAATCGGCGGTATCGTCGGCCTGCTGTTGACGCTCGGCGGCATCGCGCTGGTCGCGTGGCAGGAACCCATCGTCGCCGCCGGCCTCGCGTTCGTCCTCGCGGGAATCGGGCTGGTGGTCCGCGCGCTCGTCGGGAACGTGATGCGGCAGTTCGGGATGGTCTGAGCTATATAGCGCTACTAGCACGGGTTAAGTGATCGCCGGACAACAGCTGTGTCGATGCAGCGACGTGCCCTCCTCGCCTCCACGAGCCTCGCTTTCGCCGGCTTCGCCGGCTGTACCGGCTTCGGGCCGGACACCGCACCGGCCCACACGGTCACCGTCTACAACGTCGACTCCGAGGTCACCCGCGAGGTGACCGTCCGGATCGAGAACGACGGTGGCGAGACGGTGTTCGAGCGGACCGCGACCTTCGACGCCGAGAACGAGGCCGACGAGAACGTCCCGTTCCCCGAATCGGCCGAACCGGAGACGGTGTTCGTGACGGTGAACGGGACCGACTTCGAGCGTGACTGGCCGATGACCGACTGCGACGGCGAGAACTGGGCCGGGATCGAGGTCCGGATCCGCGGCGGCGCCGGCTCGGCGCCATCGGTCGAACTGGGAACGCGGTGCCAGCACGTCGCGACGACGCCGACGTAGGGGTTCACTCGTGCACAGCCACGGCACCGGCTCCGTGCGGCCGACTCGGAGTCGGCCGCCAGTCACGCGCCGTGGCTGGCTATGCCCGCTGTTTCTGCAGCATCTCCCGCCCCGGCTCCACGAGTTCGTCGAGGTACGTCGCCAGCGTCGGCTTCGCGTCGGCGGGGTGGAGTTCGCCCGAGGCGAAGTCGGCCTCCAGTTCCTCGTAACTCCCGTAGGTCAGGTCGCCGCCGTACTCCTCGGGGCGCTCGACGACGACGGTGTCGAAGCGCGGGAACACGTGGTACTCGAAGATTTCGAGCACGGGGTTGTTGCGCTCCTCACCGTCCTCGGTCGGCTCGGGGTCGACCTCGCCGGCCGGGCAGTAGGCGCCGTTGACCTTCTCCTGGATCTCCTCGGTCGAGTCCTCCATCGAGATGGTGACGCCGGAACTGCTCGACATCTTGCCGATCCCCGTCGAGAGCTCCGAGATCAGCGGCGTGTGCAGGCAGGTCGGGGAGTCGTAGCCGATGCTCGGGAGCGTGTCCCGGGCGAGCATGTGGACCTTGCGCTGCTCCATCCCGCCGACCGCGAGGTCGATGTCGAGGTACTCGATGTCGAGCGCCTGCATCAGCGGGTAGACCGCCTGCGAAACCGTCACGGAGTCGCCCGAACCGATCTCGGACATCGCCCGCTCGGCCCGCGAGAGCGTGGTCTCCAGTTCGAGCGCGTGGAGGTCAAGCGTGTACTCCTCGTCGAACTGGAACTCCGAGCCGAGCACGAACTCGGTGTTCTCCTCGTCGAGGCCGTAGGCGACGAACTGCTCCTGCATCCGGGTCGCCGTCTCGCGGATCTCGTCGAAGGTCCCCTTCCCATTGAGGTAGGCGTGTACGTCCGCGAGCAGGATCACGACCTCCATCCCCGCCTCCTGCAGGTCGATCAGCTTGTTCGCGCCGAGCATGTGGCCGATGTGGAGGACGCCGGAGGGCTCGTAGCCGACGTAGGCGCGCTTGCCGTCGGGATCGGCTGCCAGCTCCTCGACCTCCTCCTCGGTGACGACCTCCGCGGCGTAGCGGGTGATCAGGTCGTGTGCGTCCATACCCGGACTGCCCGCGGCGAGCGGTTAGGCTTTCTGGATGCGTGCGGACGGCGCCGCTTACCTGAACAGCACCGTCGGCTTCGTCTCCACGTCCGCGACCGACTGGTCGGCGGCGATGGCGGGCACGCGAACGATTGCCGCCGTCCCGTCGCCGTCACCCCGTGGCGAAATCTGGAAGGAGCCGCCGTAGCGGGTGACGGTCCAGTTGACGAGCCAGAGCCCCAGCCCGGAGCCGTGTTCGAGCGCCGTCTCGGAGCCGCTCGTGACGACCCGGCGCTCCATCTCGCCGATCCCCGGCCCGTCGTCGGTGATGACGACCTCGACCCACTCCCCGTCGTCCCGGACCGTCACGTCGGCGGTCGGCGCCGACGAGGGGTTGTGCTTGACAGCGTTCTCAAGCAACTCCGTCAGCGCGCCCGACAGTTCGGTGCCGGCACAGACGGCCCGCTCACTCCCGATATCGACGGCGAACGTCGCGCCCGGGTACCGCTGTCGGGGCCCTTCCAGGGCCTCTCGGAGAAGTTCCTCCGGGTCGAGCCGCGTCGGCTCCCGGTCGCGCTGGATGTACTGCTCTAACTCCCTTGCGTGCTCGCCCAAGTCCACCAGGGAACTGGCGATCCGTTCGATCCGCTCGCTCGCGTCCCGCACCCCCTCCGAGTCGGCGCTCTGGATCGCCTTCGCCCAGCCGGCGACCGCGTTCATGTCGTTGCGGAGGTTGTGCCGGAGCACGCGGTTGAGCAACTGGATCAGCTTCTCGGTGCGCCGCCGTTCGGTCACGTCGGTCTGGAAGCCGAGGTAGTGGCGCAGCCGCCCCTCCTCGTCGAAGACGGGGTTGACTTGGACGCGGTTCCAGAACGGCGTCCCGTCGCGGCGGTAGTTGATGAGTTCGACCGTCGTCGGCTCCTCGGCCTGGATGGCCTCCCGTAGCTCGCCGACGGGGTCGGGGTCGGTCGCCTCGCCCTGCAGCATCCGACAGTTCCGACCGAGTAGCTCACTCTCGTCGTACCCCGTGATTCGCTCGAACCCCCTGTTGACGTAGATGAGCGGCTGTCCCGGCTCGTGGGGGTCGACGATCACCACGCCGACCTCCGCCTCGTCGAAGGCACGGTTCTTGATTCGCAGTTCCCGCTCGCGCTCCTTCCGGTCGGTGATGTCGCGGCCGACGCCCTGTACCCCGACGACCTCGCCGTCGTCGCTGATCGGCGTCGCGTTGACTTCCAGCACGACGACCTCGCCGGACTGGTCGAGGAAATCGAGTTCCAGCCCCTCGACCTGTTCGCCGTTCAGGGCCTCCGCGTACTGGGGCAGCGCCGTCGCGGCGGCGTCCTCGGTGACGAACTCGTAGAACGGCTCGTCGACGAGATCAGCCGGCTCGTACCCCAGTATCGGTTCGACGGCCGACGAGACGTAGGTGAACGTCGAGCCGGGGCCGAGCCGGAACAGGATGTCGAAGCTGTTCTCGGCGATCCCCTCGAAGCGCTGTTTCTCCTGCTGGAGGCGTGCGTTCTGGGCCTCGATGTCGCGCTCGTAGCGCCGCCGTTCGAGCGCCGTACTGATGAGCCGCGCCAGCAGTTCGAGGAACAGCTCCCCCGCCTCCGAGAACTGCCTGTCGCGTACCTCCTCCTTGGCGAAACAGACGGTCCCGTACACCTCCCCGTTGACGGTGACTTTCGTGCCGATGTACGTCCCGAGGTCGAACACGTCGATGGCCCGCTGGTCGATCACCGAGTCGTCCGCGTTCCGAACCGCCAGCACGCCCTCCGCCTCGACCGTCCGCCGACAGTACGCCGACTTGAGCGGGCAGCTTTCGCCGGGTTGGATCAGGTCGTGGTCGCCGACCGAACGGACGATCTCCTGTCGCTCGTCGCTGACGCGGGTGAAAAAGCCGATCGGCAGGTCGAAGTAGTCGCTCCCGACCCGCAGCGCCTCGTCGATCTGCGCTTCGACGCCCACATCGGTTCCCGAAAAAACTTCGTAGAGCCGCTCACGCGGCGAAACCGATTCCATAGGCGGACCTTACGTCGAGACGGTTAAATAACCTGCCCGTGGCCGAAGGTGCCGCCGGGGACCGATCGGCGCACAGGGTTTACCAGTCGGCGTACCAACAGCCGGACATGATCGGCCAAGGACCGCTGCCGGAGTGGCTGCGGGAGGTGCTCTCGGTGTACGACCCGGTGCTCTCGGAGCTGTTCTGGTTCACCGTCGGGTTCGGCGTCGTCTATCTCGTCGGAACGGTCGCTGTCGCCCCCATCGTCTCCCGCGTCGTCAGGGCGCGAAACCGGAACAACCCAACCATCCAGACCGCGACGAACACCTACCTCCGGGTGCTGGTGGTCGCCTTCGCCACGCTGACGGGGACCATCGCCGCCGGCTACGGCAACGTCCTCTCTGAGTCGGCGGTCATCATCGCGGCGATCACGTTCGTCCTCGGCATCGCCGGCCAGCAGGTATTCGGGTCGCTGATCAGCGGCATGTTCCTCGTTGCCGACCCCGACTTCAACGTCGGCGACTGGATCGCGTGGCCGGGCGGCGAGGGGACCGTCGAGGCCGTCGACTTCCGTGTCACCCGCGTTCGAACGCCGGACAACGAAACCATCGCGGTGCCGAACACCGAACTCACGAGCAACGCGCTCACCCGGCCCTACGGCCGGGACCAGTACCGCATCACCGAACAGGTGTACGTCGCCTACGAGGACGACGCCGAGCGGGCGCTGATGGAACTCCAAGCGACCGCCGCCGAACTCGAGGCGGTTCTCGAGGAGCCGTCCCCGAACGCGCGCATCCTCGAACTCGGGGAGAACGCGATCACCGTGCAGGCCGAACTGTGGACCCAGGACCCGCTCAACTCCGACATCCAGACCGTTCGATCGGACTTCCGGCGACTGGTGAAACGCCGCTTCGACGAGGCGGGGATCACGATCGCGCCGCCGTCGGCGCAGTCGCTCACGGGGGAAGTCGCGGTGACGGAGCGACAGAGCGAGGGGTCGGGTCGGTAGGCGCCTATCCGGACGCCGCCAGCACCGTCAGCCACGACCCGAGGACGACCACCAGTGGCCCACCGAGGTACCGGATCTGTTTCTGCAGCATCGGCGTCGGCTCCGGGTCGGCCGCACCCCTGTTCCGGAACCGGCCGAGCCGACGGGGGTACGCGATCATCAGGAGTCCGACGACGACGAAGCCGATTCCCAGCGCGACGTAGCCCTCCCTCATCGTTCGCTTCTTCACCAGATGGTGTCAAAAAACCATACGGAAGTCTGGCGTCCCACCAGTCACGTGGTGGCCCCTGTGGCTACGCCCCCTCGCCGCCAAGCCGCTCGTCGGCGCGGTGTTCGGAGATCACCCGGTCCATCATGCTCTCGGTCTGCTCGCGCCGTCGGTCCGCCGCCCGGTCCTCCCAGTCGTCGATGGCCTCCTCCACCTCGCTCTCGCGGGCGACGGCGAGTTCGTCGATCTCCTGGATCGTCACTGGGTCGGCGGGCGCGACCGGGATCTCGTGGTCGAACAGCACCTCGTCGGCGGCGTCCGAGAGGGTGCCGTTCTTCAGGACGAGCCGTGGTTTCGTCTCCGCCAGCGCCTCCGCGGTCGACGTGCCGGCGCCGCTGGCGTCCCGGAGGTAGACCACGTCGCCGGCGGCGAGGCCGAACTCCTCGTCGGCGCGCTCGATGGCGTCGCGGGTGAACTGCGGGAGGATCTTGACGGCGACCAGATCGCGGTCGGCCGCCACGTCGCTGAAGTTCGAGTGGTCGATCTTCCAGAGCGTCTTCAGGCGCGCGAGCTTGTCGTGGAGCGCCTCGTTCTCGTCGATGGCCTCGTCGCGCTCGTGTTCGAGCCGTTTCGCCCGTCGTTCGAGCCGGTTCACTTCGCGACGCTCTCGGGCCTCCCGGCGCTCGCGCTTGCGGGTGTCGCTGAGCTCCCGCTTGTACTCCAGGATCTCGTGTTCCTTCTCCTCCAGTTCGGCCTCCAGCTCATCGGCGTGTTCCTTGAGCCGGCCGACCTGCGCTTCGAGGTCGCGGATGCGCCGCTCCTCCTCGCTGAGTTCGCGCTCCTCGTGTTCCTCCTCGTCCTCGTCCTCGCCGTCGTCGTCGGTCAGCTCCCGGATCACCGCCTCGACGGACTCCTCGCCGGAGACGACGCGGGCGATGACCTCCTCGCGGTCGAACTTCGGGGGGACCTTCGCGGCGATCCGTTCGAACTGATCCATGTGGTCGTCGACGGCGTACAGCGCCGCCGCGAGAGCGTCGCGCTCGTGGTCGTTCTCGTAGGGGTGCTCCCGCGTCCGGTGGAGCTTCTCGTCGACCGGGAGGTCCGACTCGGGGACCCAGCCCGCCGCGTCGAAGCTGCGGCGGAACTTCTCGACGGTCTCGGGCATCGGCGTCACGTCGGCGGCGACCAACATCGGCCGGCCGCGCTCGATCAGCCACTCGGTGAGTTCGGCGGTGTCGCCGGTCCGCGAGGAGTAGAGGTCGTGGACGGTGCCGTCGATGCCGACCACGGCGGCGGCCGTCGTCGTCCCCGGGTCGATCCCGACGAGCACGTGGTCGCGGCGCTTGACCAGCGGCTCGAACTCGATGCCGTCGCGGCGCTCGCGCTCGACCTCGATCCGAACGTCGCCGTTCCGGGTCTTCGAGACCGGGATGTCCTCGGGCCGGGCCTCGACGGTGAACACCGCGTTCGAGAGGCCGCCGTACTTCTCGGTGGCCTCTCGCTCGTAGTCGAGGTTGGCGTCGTCGAGGTCGGACTCCACCTCGCGGGCGGCCTTCCGGACGTTGCCGTGGATGCGGCGGGTGAACCGGTCCTCGCTCCACCCGCCGCCCCCGCCCGTGGAGCGGCCCCGCGAGACTTTCACGGTCGTCGTGTCGGAGAACGCGGTGACGCGCTGGCCGACGTTGCCCAGCGCGAGGCGCGCGGCGGCCTCGGCTTCCTTCATCGGCTTCTTGCCGTAGGGAACGCCGTGACGCTTGGCGACCCGCGAGAGCGGTTCGGGGCGGTTCGCCCCGGTCACCTGCACCAGATCGGTGCCTGCGGGGAGGGTTCCCAGAAAGCCCACGAGGGCGTTCTTGTCGGCCGCGAGTTCGTACATGTTGTCGACGGCCAGCCGGGTGGGCTCCTCCTCCTCGATGAGTCGGCGGAGCTTCCGGCGCGAGACGGCGTCGCGTTCGATGGCGCCCTCGCCGTCCTCGCCCTCGTCGGGGCGCAGGATCACGAGCGCGTACGTCGGCGAGTCCCCGCGGATGTCGCCGCTCTGGATGTCGACGCCGAACACCGGCCCGTCGGTGGGGCTCGGGGCGTGCACGCGCATCGATTGGCGCTTGTGAGCTAAATATCCGACGCCGGTTGCGGGTTCGCGTGGTGTCTATCTGGAGGAACACGACCTCCGAGACGGCGTCGGTCGTGCCCTTAGATCGTGCTAAACGGCTACTGATCGGCGGCTTTCTGTGCAGTTCCGTCGGCCGAGCCGTCGGCCAACTGAATCTCCTCGTGGGGCCCCACGGTGCCCTCCCAGCGGGTGAACGTCAGCCGGTCGTCGACCAGCGCCTCCATCCGCGCGGTCGCGTGCTCGGCAGTCGTGAGGTGCTCGGCGACGGCGTCGTCGGTGCACTCCTCGGTGGCCAGTGCGATAGCCCCGCTGACGACGTTCAGCGGGCTCTGGAGGTCGTGGGAGACGACGCCCGCCACCTCCTCCAACCGGTCGCGCTCGCGTTCGAGGGCGCGCTCGCGCTCGACCCGGTCCAGCGCCGTCGCGGCGTGGCCGGCGAGAGTCTCCGCGAACTGCACGTCCTGCGGGTCGAACGGCTCGTCGCCGGTCTTCCCGAAGCTGACGACGCCGTGGTCGCCGAGCGGGACGTACATCGTTCGACCGAACGGGGCAGCGTCGTAGGGATCCTTAGCGTCCGCCTCGGGCACGTCGTAGGTGATGGTCTCCCCGGCTCGGAACGCCTGCCCGTGGTGGGTGCCTTCGATCGGAAACGGCGGGCGGTCGTCGATGGCGTCGTCGCTCTGCCCGCCGACGGAAGCCGCTACGAGCGCCTCCCGGTCCGGATCGTAAAAGCGCACTCCGGTCCCGGGGAAGCCGAGCACCTCTTCGGCAGTCTCCACGGTCGCGTCGGCGACGGAATCGCGGTCCCCGGCGCGCATCAGCGCCTCCGTGGCCCCGTGAAGGGCAGTGAGGGTCTGCTCCGTGCGGGCGGCCTGTGTCGCGTCGTGAACGGCTTCGCGGACGCCGTCGACGGCGCCGGTCCCCTTCCGGACGAACGCCGTCGCCTCGGCGGTGGCCTCTGGGGGGATATCGCCGGAGTTCGAACCCGAGACGAGAACGAACGGTACGTTGACGCCGGCCGCCCGGAGGCCCTCGTGGAACTCCCGCCCGGTGAGGCCGGGCATCTGGAAATCACTGATCACGCAGTCCACCGCGCTCCGGTTCGATGCCGCCCACGTGAGCGCCGCTTCCGGATCACCGAACGACTCGATCGCGAGGTCCTCGCGCAGCGCGGCGGCGAGGAGACTCCGGTAGGCGTCGTTGTCGTCGACCAGTAGCACCTGAACGGTCCCGAGCATACGCGAAGCCACCGGGTGACCGCGTAAGAAATCTCGTAATAGTGATATATAGCGCTCGCGTGGGAGGCCGTGACTTACGCGGCGTCCGGGAACGGTATCTCCACCGTCTGGCCGTCCTCGGCGACGAAACACTCGCCGTCGAACGCGGCCGCCGCCTCGCGCTGGTGGCCCCGAGCGTCGCCGGGGTAGCGCGAGGAGATGTGGGTCAGCGCGAGTCGCTTGGCGCCGGCGCGCTCGGCGATCTCGCCGGCCTCGCGGGCCGTCGAGTGCCCGGTCGAGCGGGCGCGGCCGGCCATGTCGTTCTCGAAGGTGGCGTCGTGGATCAGCAGGTCCGGTTCCTCGGCGGCGTCGACGGTCGCGTCGACGGGCCGGGTGTCGCCGGTGTAGACCAGCGAGCGGCCGGGGCGGGGCGGGCCGACGACCCGTTCGGGGTCGATCACGCGGCCGTCCTCCAGTTCGACCGTCTCGCCGGCGTGGAGCTTCCCGTAGGCCGGTCCGGGCGGGATGCCCAGTTCCTCCTCGGCCTTCTCACGCATGAAGCGGCCCTTGCGGTCCTCCTCGATCAGCGCGTAGCCCTGCGAGGTGGTGCGGTGTTCGGTCTCGAAGGCGCGGATCTCGAACTCGTCGCCGTCGATGGCGACGCTGCCGGGCGAGACCTCGTTGATCCGGACCGGGAACGCCGTGTCGTGGCCGCCGGCGCCGATCAGGTCCCGGATCGTCCGCCGGGAGCCGGGCGGGCAGTGGATCGCCAGCGAGTCGGTGCGGTCCTGGAAGTCCCACGTCTGGAGCAGGCCCGGGAGCCCGAGGACGTGGTCACCGTGGAGGTGCGTGAGGAAGACGTGGCGCACGTCGAAGCCGGTGTTGAACCGCATCATCTGGCGCTGGGTGCCCTCGCCGCAGTCGAAGAGGAACCGCTCGCCCTCGCGGTGGACCATCACGGCGCTGGGCGCCCGACGGGTCGTCGGGACGGCGCCGCCGGTACCGAGGAACGTCGTCCGGAGAGTCATGGCCGCAACTGCTCGCGGCGGGGGTTTACGGCTGTCGACTCCGCGGCTGGGGGAGTCGAGCGGCCGACCGAGCGCCTCGTTTCAACGCACATTTGTTTCTTGTGCCTAATTTACCCATGAACGTTATCCGTCTCCCCCGAGAACGTCGAGGAACGCATGGAACGAAAGGCGATAGTCACGGCGCTCGTGGTCGCGATGGTCGCGATCGCCGGCTGTGGGGGATCGGTGTCGCCGGGCGGCGACGACGCCGGCGAGGGGACGGTGAACATGTACATCAGCGATCAGCCGAGCGCGATCGACGACTTCGAGCACCTCAACGTGACGGTGACCTCGATCGCGGCCCACCGCGTCGACGACAACGGCACGGAGGGCAACGAGTCCGGCTGGGTCGAACAGGACATCGACAACGTCACCGTCGACCTGACGGAGCTACAGGGGGCAAACGCCAGCGAACTCGGCGCCATCCCGGCACCGAACGGCACCTACGACAAGACGTTCATCCACGTCGACGACGACATCGAGGGCGTCCTCACCGACGGCTCGACGACGGACGTGATGCTGCCGAGCAGCAAGCTCCACATCAACGAGAACTTCACCGTCGGTAACGGCGAGGAGATCGACTTCGTCTTCGACATCACCGTCGTCAAGCGCGGGAACTCGGGCAGCTACAACATCCAGCCGGTCGCCGGCGAGTCCGGGACGGACCAGGAGATCGAGGAGCGACCCGAAGCGCGAGTCGACAACGACGAGGAGGAGTCCGCCGAGAACGGCACGTCGACGCCGACCGAGGCGCCGACGACCGACTCCGGGAACACGACCGACTCCGAGAACGCCGGTAGCCTGAACTTCTACGTCAGCGACCAGCAGAACGCGATCGACGACTTCCGGCACCTCAACGTCACCATCGAGCGCGTCGGCGTCCACCGCGCGAACGCCAGCGAGAACGAGAGCGCGTGGGTCGAACAGGACGTCGACAACGCCACCGTCGATCTGACGGAACTGCAGGGCGCCAACGCGACCAGCCTCGGGACGATGTTCGTCCCCAACGGCAGCTACGACAAGACGTTCGTCTACGTCAACGAGGTCAACGGCACCCTCACCAACGGCGAGAGCACGGACGTGAAGCTGCCCAGCAGCAAGCTCCAACTCAACAGCGAGTTCACCGTCGGCAACGGCGAGGAGATCGACTACGTCTTCGACATCACCGTCGTCAAGCGCGGGAACTCGGGCAGCTACAACATCCAGCCAGTCGCCAGCGAGTCCGGCACGGGCGATCAGGTCGAGATCGAGGAGAAGGACGAGGAGACCGAGGACGAAGAGGAGGAGACTGAAACGGAGACCGAAACTGAGGCACCGGAGAACGAGACCGAGGCCGCCGCGGCACTCGACCTCTCGCTCGACGGCAACGCGACGGCCGGCGAGAACGTCACCGTCACGGTTACCCAGAACGGCAGCGCCGCCGCCAACGCGACGGTCAGCCTCGACGGCGAGGTCGTCGGCGAGACCGGCGAGAACGGAACCGTCGTGGTCGCCGTTCCGGCCGACGCCGAGGAACTCGAACTGGAAGCGGAACTCGACGGCGCGGAGGGTGAGGCAGCCTTCCCCGTCGAGGGCAACGCGAGCACCGACACCGAGGCGTTCGTCGCCCCGGCCTTGGCGGCGCTCTAAGCCGGCCGCGACCCGATTTTCGAACCGGCCGGAACGCCCGACCGCGACCTTCTTACCACCCGCGCGGCTACGTTCCGGTAATGGACGAACCGCTCTGGACCGAGCGCTACGCCCCCGATATCGGGGACCTCCCGCAGGCAGAAACTCGGGAGCGCCTGCGCCGGGCCGTCGACGAGCCGATGAACCTCGTCGTACAGGGCCCCCCGGGGGCGGGCAAGACCGCCGCCGTGCGGGCGCTCGCCCGCGAGGCCCACGAGGACGACGAGAACGACCTCGTGGAGATCAACGTCGCGGACTTCTTCGACCGCACGAAAAAGGAGATCCGGGAGGATCCCCGGTTCGCGCAGTTCCTGGAGGGCCGCAGCCGGATGGCCAAGCGGGACATGATCAACCGCGTGCTCAAGGAGTCCGCGAGCTACGCGCCCGTCTCGGGGGAGTTCAAAACGATCCTGCTGGACAACGCCGAAGCGATCCGTGAGGACTTCCAGCAGGCGCTGCGCCGGGTGATGGAGCAACACCACCGCACCACGCAGTTCGTGATCGCCACGCGCCAGCCCTCGAAGCTGATCGCGCCGATCCGCTCGCGCTGTTTCCCCGTCCCCGTTCGGGCGCCGACGGCCGACGAGATCGAGGGCGTGTTGGCCGATATCCTCGACGCCGAAGCCGTCGAGTACGACGACGACGGGCTGGAGTTCCTCGCGGGCTACGCCGACGGCGACCTCCGGACGGCCGTGTTGAGCGCCCAGACGACCGCCGCCCAACACGACGAGGTGACGATGACGGCGGCCTACGAGGTGCTCGACGGCGTCGGCCACGACGACGAACTCTCGGGGGCGCTCACCGCTGCCACCGAGGGCGACTTCTCGACGGCCCGCTCGACCGTCGACGACCTGCTCGACGAGGGGTACGACGGCGAGGAACTGCTTCAAGAGCTCCTGCGGGTCGCTCGCAGCGACTACTCCGGCGAGAAGCTCGCCCGGCTCCACCAGCTCGCCGGCGAGGCCGACCTCGATCTGACCGAGGGCTCCGACGACAAGATCCACCTCACCCACCTGCTGAGCGCGTGGGCTGCGGGCCACGAGTCGCTCCGGGGTGAGGCCTGAATGGTCCGCGGTATCTCCCCCGGAGCGATCCGATACGGCGTCCCGCCGCTGCTCGCGGGCTTCCTGCTCACCCCCGTCTCGGGCCCGGTCGGCCTCGGCCTCGTGGCGCTGGGGATGGCCGCGGTTCTGTTCCACCGCGACCCCGAGCGCGAGCCGCCCGAATCGGGCTTCGTCACCCCAGCTGACGGCAGCGTCTCGGTGATCCGCGAGGAGGAGGGCCGCATCCGCGTCGGCGTGTTCATGAACGTCACCGACGTGCACGTCAACCGTGCGCCCACGGGGGGCACCGTCGAGTCGGTCACCCACCGCCCCGGCGCGAACAAGCCGGCGTTCTCGAAGGACTCCGACCGGAACGAGCGCGTGGACATCGATTGCGGCGACTACGAGGTGTCGCTGATCGCGGGCTGGTTCGCCCGGCGCATCCACCCCTACGTCGAGGCAGGCGACGACCTCGCTCGCGGGGACAGGATCGGCCACATCAGCTTCGGCAGCCGCGCCGACGTGCTCCTGCCCGAGCGCGTCGAGTACGCCGACATCCGGGTCCGTGAGGGCGAGGACGTGACCGCCGGCGAGACCGTCGTCGCCGCCGACCC
It includes:
- a CDS encoding protein sorting system archaetidylserine decarboxylase, producing MVRGISPGAIRYGVPPLLAGFLLTPVSGPVGLGLVALGMAAVLFHRDPEREPPESGFVTPADGSVSVIREEEGRIRVGVFMNVTDVHVNRAPTGGTVESVTHRPGANKPAFSKDSDRNERVDIDCGDYEVSLIAGWFARRIHPYVEAGDDLARGDRIGHISFGSRADVLLPERVEYADIRVREGEDVTAGETVVAADPAE